One genomic region from Pseudomonas sp. R5-89-07 encodes:
- a CDS encoding ABC transporter ATP-binding protein — protein MAQATPALEIRNLHKRYGELEVLKGISLTARDGDVISILGSSGSGKSTFLRCINLLENPHQGQILVAGEELKLKAAKNGELMAADGKQINRLRSEIGFVFQNFNLWPHMSILDNIIEAPRRVLGQSKAEAIEVAEALLAKVGIADKRHAYPAQLSGGQQQRAAIARTLAMQPKVILFDEPTSALDPEMVQEVLNVIRALAEEGRTMLLVTHEMGFARQVSSEVVFLHQGLVEEQGSPQQVFDNPLSARCKQFMSSNR, from the coding sequence ATGGCTCAGGCCACGCCCGCGCTTGAAATCCGCAACTTGCACAAACGCTACGGTGAGCTGGAGGTACTCAAAGGTATCTCGCTGACCGCTCGCGACGGCGATGTGATCTCGATCCTGGGTTCCTCCGGCTCCGGCAAGTCCACCTTCCTGCGCTGCATCAACCTGCTGGAAAACCCGCACCAGGGCCAGATCCTGGTGGCCGGTGAAGAACTCAAGCTCAAGGCGGCTAAAAACGGCGAGCTGATGGCTGCCGACGGTAAGCAGATCAACCGCCTGCGCAGCGAAATCGGTTTTGTGTTTCAAAACTTTAACCTGTGGCCGCACATGAGCATCCTCGACAACATCATCGAGGCGCCCCGCCGCGTGCTTGGCCAGAGCAAGGCCGAAGCTATAGAAGTGGCCGAAGCCCTGCTGGCCAAGGTCGGCATCGCCGACAAGCGCCACGCCTACCCCGCCCAGCTCTCCGGTGGCCAGCAACAGCGCGCGGCGATTGCGCGTACGCTGGCGATGCAGCCCAAGGTCATCCTGTTCGATGAACCGACCTCGGCGCTTGACCCGGAAATGGTCCAGGAAGTACTTAATGTGATCCGCGCGCTGGCCGAAGAAGGCCGCACCATGCTGCTGGTCACCCACGAAATGGGCTTCGCCCGCCAGGTGTCCAGCGAAGTGGTGTTCCTGCACCAGGGCCTGGTCGAAGAGCAAGGATCGCCACAGCAGGTGTTTGACAACCCGCTTTCGGCGCGCTGCAAACAATTCATGTCCAGCAACCGCTAA